The Deltaproteobacteria bacterium genome segment CCGGGCCGAAATCATCGACGCGGCGGTCGAGCAGCTTTCCTCGGGGCAGCTCCTGCGCCGCGTTGCCGAGTTCGACCCCGACATCATCGGCGTCACGGGCCTGACGACGAGTTTCGCGTCCACGCAGACCACCCTGCACGCGTTCCATGAGCATTTCCCGCGCGCGGTGCTGCTGACCGGCGGCCCGCACCTGTCGGCGTGGGGCGCGCCGTCGCTCGCCGGATTGCCCGTCGCGGCCGGCATCGCGGCCGAGGGCGAGTTCGCGTTCGGCGACATCCTGCGCGCGGTCGAGAACGACACCCCCCTGCGCGACATCCAGGGCATCTTTGTGAAAGATGATCGCGGGGAATGGTTCGAAACGGGACCGCAGCGCTACTACAAGGACATGGACGACGCGCCGTTCCCGGCGCGGCACCTGTTTAAAAAGCACCTCTACCGCCCGATTCCCGCCGACTACCGGCATCTGCCCAAGATCCCGATCATGTCGGCCCGCGGCTGCCCCTACGGGTGCATCTTCTGCGACAAGAGCGTCTTCGGTCGCCGCCTGCGCGGCAAGAGCCCCAAGCGTACCGTGGACGAGATCGAGCACTGCATCCGCGATCACGGCGCGCGCGGCATCGCATTCCTCGATTCCACGTTCGGCACGGACCGGCGGCGCGCGCGGGAGATCTGCGAGGAGATCCTGCGGCGCAATGTGAAGGTCGAGTGGACGTGCACGCTGCGCGCCGACAGCGTGGACGAGGAGATGCTCGCGCTGTTTCGGCGCGCCGGGTGCTGGAAGGTGCGCCTGGGCATCGAGTCGGGCGACGACGAGATCTTTGCGCGGCTCGACAAGGGCGAGACGCTCGACCACGTGCGGCGTGCGGCGGTGGCGGCGGACAAGGTGGGGTTGCAGTCGAAGGCGTTTTTCATCGTCGGGCATCTCGGCGAGAGCGAAAAGACGCTGCGCAACACGGTCGATTTTGCCAAATCGCTGCCGCTCATGGAGGTGACGGTTCAGATCAACACGCCGATGAAGAACACGCCGCAAGAAGACATGTGGCACGAGTTCGGCGATCTGGACCGGACGAATCTGACGAATTCGAGCTTCTGGGAGCCGGTATTCGTGCCGACCGGGCTGACGCGTGACGATCTCATCCGCTGGCAGAACCGATTCTACCGCGAGTTTCTGCTGCGCCCGAGCGTCTGGTGGCGCCATCTGCGTCACTTGCGCGGGTGGGCCGACATCAAGCGCTATCTGAGCGCGGTGTCGCTACTGGCGTTCCTGCTCTTCAATCGGGAGCTCACCGCGTTTCGACGGCGCAGCGCCGAACTCGCGACGGCGGAGGTGGCTTGAACTCCGCGAAGGACGCCGCGTGAACGCCGCCAGGCGGTGGAGGGCGTTTCGCGCCCTCGCCGCGCACGACCGTCTCTTCTACGCCCACGTCGGAGCGACGCACCGGTGCAACATGCGCTGCCGCATGTGCACCGTGCCGGAGCGCGGCGACGTGGAGCGTGAGGCGGACCCCGCGAAATTCCGCATCGTCGCGAAGGAACTCGCCGAGCTCGGCTGCGCCGTCGTGAGCATCGGCGGCGGCGAACCCATGCTTCACCGCGACCTGCCGGGCATTGTCGAGGCGTTCGCCCGCGAAGGCATGCGCGTGCGCGTGCTGACGAACGGCATCACCGGTTCGCGGCCCACGATCCGGGCGCTCGCGAACGCCGGCGCGACCGATATGTCGGTCTCGCTCGACAGCCTCGATCCCGTGGCGCAGGCGCGGCTCGAGGATCTGCCCGGCATCCTGCCGAAGAAGATGGAAACGATCGCCGCGATCACGCACGAAATGCCCCGCGGCACGCACATCCTCAACGCCATCGTCACGCCGCAAACCCTGCCGGGGCTGCGCCGTGTCGCGCGCTTCGCCGGGGAGATCGGTTATTTCTCCAGCTTCATCCCGATTCATCTGGCGGCCTCCGAGGTGGAGCACCACTTTTTTTCCGACGCGCTCGATCTGGGTTTCGCGCGCGAACACCGCGAAGAACTGCGCGCGTTCTACGGCGATCTCGCCCGCGGGCACGTCGGCGGCGTCATCAATTCGCGCGTCTATCTCGAAAACTCCCTGCGTTACCTGCTGGGCGAGCCCTTTGATTGGTCGTGTCACGCGGGCGTGCTCTACGTGTCCGTCGATCCTTCCGCGCGGATCTCGATCTGCCACCAGTTCGAGGAGACCGACACGGTGGAGGCCGAAGGCTTCGCCGAGCGCTATCTGCGAGGCGACTGGCGGCGGCGTGCGCGGGAGGCGAGCGCCCCATGCCGCGCGTGTTATCGGCCCTGCTGGGCCGAGATCGATCATTTCGCCGAGAACGCCGAAGCCTTTCTGGGCGCACTCGGCACGCAGGCGCGCGGCCTTCTGAGATCGCTCAAACCACGCGCGGCGGAGGAGATCACCGCGATCGCGGAAGAGATTGCCGGCGACACGATTCGCATGGAGGCGGCCGAGATCCGCGTGCGCATGATCCGGGGAAACGCATGACGTCGGGTGATATCATGCTGTCGGGCGGAATCTGATGCGCGTCCTGCTCGCCACGCCGCCCAATCGCGCGCCGCTTCGCTCCGAAGCGCCCATGCTCCTGCGTCAGACGACGCAGATGCCGCCGCTCGGGCTCGTGCGGCTCGCTTCGGCGCTGCGCGCGGGCGGGCACGAGGTGCGTCTGGTGGATCTGGCGGCGCGGGACGGCGACGACGCCGACGCGCTACGGTTGGTCGATGAGTTCCGGCCCGCGATGGTGGGCGTGGGGTCCACGACGGCGCAGATCGTGGACGCCTGCCGTCTGCTCGGCGCGGTCAAGGCGCGCGACGCGCGGATCGCGACGGTGCTCGGCGGGCCGCACGTCAAGTTTTTCGGTAAGGAATCGGCGAAATACGCGGGCGTGGACATCGCGCTCGCGGGCGAGGCGGATCATTCGATCGTCGCGCTGGCGAACGCGGTGGAGCAGGGCGGCGACGCCACGAGCGTGCCGGGTGTCTTTACCCTTCGTGACAGTGAGGTTGCGCGCGGCCCCGCGCCCGAGGTGATTCTCGATTTGGACGCGCTGGGCCCCGTCGAGCGCGATTGGCTCGGCGATTTCTCCTATCGCGATCCCGCGATGCCCGGTCGTCTCGCCACCACCGAGATGGTGCGCGGCTGCCCCTACGACTGCTCGTTCTGCTCCACGCCGCGCGGCGTGATCCGCATGCGCTCGGCGACGCACATGGCCGATGAGATGGAGTCGATCGCGACGCGCCGCGAGGCGGACAGCGTGTATTTCGTGGACGACACGTGGAACGTCAATCCACGCAAGTGCGTGGAGTTTTGCGAGGAACTCGCCCGTCGGCCGAAGCGCCCGCCCTGGATGGCGCGGCTTCGCATCAACACGATGAAACCCGAACTCGTCGCCGCGATGCGCGCCGCGGGGTGCGTGCGCGTGCAGCTCGGCGTCGAGGCGGGCAGCGACGAGGGCATGGTCTCGCTGCGCAAGCGCCTGAAGGTCGACCAGGTGCGCGCGGCGTTTCGTCTCGCCCGCGAGCACGGGATCGACACGATGGGCTATTTCATGCTCGGCCTGCCGAGCGACCGCACGGTGGACGACGTGCGCGGCACGGTCGAGTTCGCACGCTCGCTGCGCCCGACCTACGTGCTGTTCAACGTGTTCACGCCGTACCCGCACACGCAGCTTTACGACGACGGCGTGCGGCGCGGCATCGTGGACGCCCGGCCGTGGGACGAATTCGTAGCCCGTCCGACCGTGGAGTTTTCGCCGCAGCCGTGGACCGAGCACCTCGCGGCGCCCACGTTGTATGCCGAAATGGCGCGTGCGTACCGTCATTTTTACCTGCGCCCTCGGCGCATCGTGGCGCAACTACTGCGCCCCGCTACTTGGGGCAAGGCGGCGCAGGCGGCGTACGGGCTTCTGCGCGCCTGAAAACGTTTCGCCTTCGCCGCACGGTCGAGCTTTTCAAGCCGGATTCGCGTCGGTACAATAACGCCGTCCACTTTCCGGAAGGCATCCCATGCGCACGTCGTCCACGCGGTTCTGGCTGCTCTTTCTCCTCACGGCAGCGCTCTTCGTGAGCGGTTGCGGGTGCGGCGACGACGACGACGATTCCGGCGATGACGACGACGACGACCAGAGCGACGACGACACGACCGACGATGACGACGTCTCCGACGATGACGTCGATGACGACACCGGCGACGACGACACGGGCGCGGGGTGCGAGGAAGTCCCGCCCTCCACGAACGCGCACACGCTGCTCGGGCTCAACTACCTCGTCGTGCCCGCCGCGCCGCTCGCCCGCGAGGAGTTCCACGCGGCGCTGGCCGAGGATCCGGAAGATCAGGATGCGCTGATGGGGCTCATCCTCGCCGACGCGGTGGCGACCTTCGACGCCATGAGCCTCATTCAGACCTACATTGACTACATCCTGCAGGGCTACGAGGAACAGGCGAAGGCCGAAGACGACAACCTGCAGTATTACATCGACGAGTTGCTCGACGAACTGTTCGGTGCGCTGTTCCTCGATCTCTCCGACGAGATGCCGGACCTCGTGGACAAAGCCTCGCAGGTCGAGTGCCTCTCGCTCGAACTCACGGCTTTGCCGATCCGCCAGGACTTCGAGGAGATCGCGAACGTCAGCGGCGACGACTGGGACATGTCGGAGGTGATGGCGAGCTACGGCCTCGTCGCGCCGCTCTCCGGCGCGGTCCGGCTGCTCACGGTGCTCAACTTCAATTTCGACCTGTCGTACGTCTTCGGACTCGCCGACATCGATTTCGGCAGCTACGACACGACCGAGATCATCTCGATCATCGTGGACATCCTCGACAAGATCCTGAATGACCCGGCGTTCCCCGACTTTCTGACGATGGCGGACGGCGGACTCGAAGACTATCGTAAGATTCAATTCGAGCTCGGTCTCGGCTTTCGCGCGGCGGCGGACACGTTTGTGACGATTCGCGGCGAGACCGACGATCAGGTGGACGACGTGCTCGGCTACGTCGATGTCAACGGCGACCTCGCCTACGAGCCCGATTTCGATCACTACTTTGTCCCCGGCTACGGTGAGCTCGACGCCGACGGCATGTCGATCGCGGCCGCTTACGAAAACATGTTCCGCGATCTCGGCGACAGCTTCCTCGACAATACGGAGTACGACGTCGACCCCGCGAATCCCAATCCCTTCGACTTCGCGAGCCTGAACGCGCTGATGCGCGGAGCGGGCCTGCCGCCGCTGCTGCCGAGCTTCGACTGGGCGCTGAACGAGGGATTCGAGGGCGACATCACCGAGGACGGCCTGCGCAACACGCTGCGCACCATCGTCAATCTGCTCCAGACGCTGCTGCCCGCGCCGCCGCCGTATTGATCGGCCGTAAGGATTGTTGAGCCATGTCGCGCGGCGATGATTCGGCGTGCGTCGACGTCGTTTACGAGGACAACCACGTCATCGCGATCGTGAAGCCCGCGGGCGCGGCCTCGCAGCCCGACCGCACCGGCGATCCCTGCATCATCGATACGGTGAAGACGTTGCTGAAATCGCGCGACGCCAAGCCGGGCAACGTGCATCTCGCGAGTCTTCACCGCCTCGATCGCCCCGCTTCGGGTGTGCTGCTGCTCGCGAAGACGTCGAAGGCGGCATCGCGGCTCGCCGAGGCGTTTCGCGACCGCCGCGTGACCAAGACCTACCTGGCCGTCGTCGAGGGATCGCCCGCGCGCGATCACGACCGACTGGAACAGCATCTGAAGAAGGACGCCGCGCGCAACACCAGCCGCATCGTGTCCGCGAACGCGCCGGGGGCGAAGTCCGCCGTGCTGGAGTACCGCGTGCTCGCGCGCTCCGCGATGGAGTCGCTCGTCGAAGTGAACATCGAGACCGGCCGCAGCCATCAGATCCGCGTTCAGCTTGCCGGAGCGGGAATGCCGATCGCGGGGGATCGGCGCTACGGCGCGAAGCGGGGTTTCGGGCCGATGATCGCTCTGCACGCGGCGCGGCTGCGTTTTCCGCATCCCGTGCGCGATGAAGACGTCGAGGTGAGCGCCGAGATCCCAGCGCGGTGGCGGGAGCTGTTCGGCGAAAAGTTGCTCGGTGCCGCGCGAACGAAGACCGCGGCGCAGACCTATCCGGCGACGCCGGTGTAAGTCTTGTCCCACGCGGCGCGCAGTGGCTCTCCGGCGTCGATGCGCGCCTTCATCTTGCGGATACGTCGATAGCCGAGCGTCACGCCGAATGCGAGATTGAGCCCGGAGCGCCACGTCTGTTCGCGGGCGCGGCAAACGAGTGTGCCGGTCGTGAGTTTGGCGAGCAGGTCGACGGGGCCGTCGAAATCGTCCATCAGCACGAACCCGTTGCCGACGCCCGACGCGACGTGCGCGTCCGAGCCGCCGCCGACGAGGATCTTGTGCGCCAGCGCCCAGAGCACGGCGTCGCGGTCGTGCGCGGCCTGGCTGCCGCGCGCATTGAGGCCCTCGATGATGTCGAGGTGCGACGCCAGGCGCGGCAAAACCTCGGGACGCATGCGCGAGCCGAGGTAGGGCAGGAACGGGTGCGGCAGATAGGTTACGCCACCGGCGTCGTGGATGAACTTCGCGGCGTCCACGGGATCCATGTCGCGCGGCGGGTCCTTCGTCAACGAATCGAGAAACAGGCCGATCAGTTCGCCGTGCGTCGTCATGATCTCGCAGCCGATGATGACGCGAAACGGGGGATCGAGTTCGCGCACGGCGAGACCACCCAGGCGCGTGCCGTGGTCGGTGACGGCGACGACATCGAGGCCCGCCTCCCGCACGGCCTGCGCGAACTGCCGGGGATTCATCGAGCCGTCGAAGCTGAAATTCGTGTGGTTGTGCAGATCGACCTTGAGCATGCGTTCAATTTACGCGGCGAAGCGCCGAGCGGCAATGCGCGGCGCGTGCGGCGTCGTGACGACCCGTGTGCAGGCTTGAGACGGCCTTGGCGCTGTGACAATATCAGCGCCCCATGTCGCTTCCCCGTTCATTTTTTCTCATCGCCGCGCTCGTGCGGCTCGTCGCGGGATTCGGGCGTTTTTCGCGACTCGATCTCAAACCAATGCACCACGACGAGGGCGTCAATCATCATTTCGTCGATCGGTTTCTGATCGGCGAGGGCTACGCCTACAGCCCTGATAATTTCCATGGTCCGTTGCTGTACGAGATTGCGTTTCCCGTGGTGGCGCTGTTGGGCGACGACGAAACCGTGCTGCGCGCGATGCCCGCCGTCATGGGACTCGTCGCGGTGGTCGCGACGCTCGCGGCGGCGCCACTCGTCGGCCCGGTCGGCGTGCTGTTCGGCGCGTCGGTGCTCGCCGTGGCGGCGCCCGACGTGTACTTTTCCCGCACGTTCATCCACGAGGTCTATCTCTCACTTTTTCTCATCGCGACGATCGTGTTCGGGCTCCGATTCCTCCGCGACGCGCGCCCGCGGGATCTGCACGGCACGCTGATCTCGCTCGTGGCCGCTTTCGCCATCAAGGAGACGACGGCGATCGCCGTCCTGGGCATGGCGGCGGGATTCGCCGTCGCGCGAGTCGCGGGGTACGAGTCGCCGTCGGGCGTGACGTTCACGAATCCTCTACCGAGAATCGGACTTCGCCGCGCGCTCGACGCCGCGGGCATCGCGCTGATCGTCTGGATCCTGATGTTCACGACGTTCGGCACGAATCCGCGCGGCATCGTGGATTTTTTCGTCGCCTACGTACCTTGGCTCAAGACGGGCGTCAGCGACACGGGCCACGTCAAGTCGGCGATCTACTTTCCCCGGCTCGTGCTCTATTACTATTGGCCGCTGCTCATCGCGGCCGTGCCCGCGCTCGTCGATGTCGCGCGCACCCGGTGTCGCGATTCCATCTTCTTCCTGACGTTTTTCGCCGTTCAGCTTGCCGTCTATTCGGCCATCCCGTACAAGACCCCGTGGTGCGTGATGCCGATCGTCGTGCCGCTCGTGTTTCTCGCGGCCATCGGCGTGCAGACCGCGTGGCGAATTGCCGAGCCGAATCTCGCGGCGCGGATCTGTCTCGCCGCTGCGATGCCGGCGGCCGTCGTCGCCATCGGGTCGTATTCGTGGAAGGTGAATTTCGAGCAATACGACGAGGATCGCGAGCCGATCGTTTACGTCCAGACGCTGCGTCGATATCTGGAGATGATTCCCGTCATCGACGCGGCGGCGAAAAACGATCAGGGAAACTCGACCGAGATCCTGATCGTGGACTATCAGAGCCCGACCAAGTATTACCTGCGTGCGTATCGCAACAAGACGTATTACGCGAACGCGCCGGAATTGCCCGTCACGACGCCGGTCGTGATCGCATCGAAGAGTTATGCGGACAAGGTGCGGGAGAAACTCGCGTCGCCGTATGTGGAGAGTCGTTACCCGGTCTGGCCGGGCATGGAACTGGTGCTGTTCGTCCGCGAGGATTTGACGGCGGACCCGACAAAGAACGGAGAACCGATTGACGGATGAAACGCTGACCATCGAACTGCCCGACGGCGCCGTCGCGCTGTTACACGAAAACCACGACACGCCGGTGGTCGCCTGCATGGCCTACGTGCGCGTGGGATCGGCCGACGAGACCCCCAGGCAGGCGGGTCTCGCGCACCTGCACGAACACATGATCTTCAAGGGGACGCCGACGCGGCCGGTCGGGCGCATCGCGGCGGACATCGAGGCGGCGGGCGGCGACATCAACGCTTACACGACCTTCGACCACACCTGCTACTACGTGACGATCGCGTCGCGCTGGTGGCCGCGCGCGCTCGATGTTCTGACCGACGCGATCCGCAACGCGAGCCTCGACGCGGACGAATTGGCGAAGGAACTGCGCGTCATCTTCGAGGAGATGAAACGCGCCGATGACACGCCCGGCCAGATCGTCGGCAACAACCTGCTCAAGCTCCTGTTCGCGCGCCACCCCTATCGCCACCCCGTCATCGGCCGGCGAAAGACGCTCGCCGCGATGACGCGCGACGACGTGAAGGCGTTCTTCGACGCGTACTACGCCCCAGCCAATGTGTTCTACGTTCTCGCGGGGGATTTCGACGCACGCGAGGCGCGGCGGATGCTCGAAGCCACCGCGCGAACGGCGAAAGCCCCCGAGCCGGAGAAACCGGCGCGCCCCGCCGAGCCGCGTCAGACGCGCCCGCGCGCGCACGTCGCGCTGTCCGACGTGCAGGAAACGACCTTCGAGGTCGCGTGGCGCGTGCCGAGCGTCGGCGATCCCGACAGCGTCGTGCTCGACGTGCTCGCGCTCGTGCTGGGTTCGGGCGAATCGTCGCGCCTCGTCCAGCGCGTCAAGCGCGGCAAGCGCCTCGTGCACGAGGTCTACGCCTACAACTACAGCCTGCGCGATCATGGCGTGCTCGCGGCGGGCGGAGTCTGCGCGCCGAGACGGACGCTCGCGGCGGTCGCCGCCGTGCTGCGCGAAGCCGAGCGATTCCGGCAGGAACCGATTTCGAACGAGGAACTCGAGCGCGCGAAGCGGAACATCGAGGCGGATTTCGTGTTCGAGCGCGAGACGCCCTCGGGTCTCGCGAAGAAACTCGGGTACTCGTATTTGCAATTCGGGCGGCTCGATTTTGACGAGCGCTACCTCGCGACGCTGGCCGCGGTGGACGCCGAGGCCGTGCGACGCGCGGCGTGGATGTATCTCGATCGTTCGCGGGCGAACGTGAGCGTGCTCGCGCCCAAGCCGGTCGCCGCCGGTCTCGACGCCAAAGCCGTGCTGGCCGCCGTGGACGCGATCAAACCGGTCCGCGCCGCGCGCGCCGCCGGGGCGTCCACCCCCGAGAAGGCAACACCGGTCTCGCCGACGCTCGCCGCGGTGCACGGGCGACGCGCTCGGCTGCGCATGACGACGCTTGACAACGGCATGCGCCTGATCGTGAAAGAAACCGCGCAGGCGCCGATCTTTTCGATGCGCACGTGCGTCGCGGGCGGATCGCGGTACGAAAAACCCGAGACGGCAGGGATCTCGCGATTCCTTTCCCGCATTCTCACGCGGGGGACGAAGCGCCGCGACGCGCTGGAATTCGCGAAGACGGTCGAGTCGCTCGCCGGCGGCATCAGCGGATTCTCCGGACGCAACAGCATCGGCATCACGACGGAGTTTCTGAGCCGCCACCTGCGCACGGCGTTGGAACTGACCGCCGAGGCGCTGTGGGTGCCCAGCTTCGACGAGGCCGAGATCGACCGCGAGCGGCACGAGCAGATCGCGTCGATCAGGCGCCGCGAAGACGCGCTCGAACGCCGGTGCATGGACCTGTTTCTCTCCACGCTCTTCGTGCGTCATCCCTACGGCTTGCCGGGAGCCGGCACGGAAGAATCGGTGCGCGCGCTGACGGCGAATCGGCTGCGTGCATTCCATCGCCGGTTGCTCGATCCGCGCCGGATGGTCGTCGCCATCGCGGGCGACGTGCGTTTCGAGGAGGTCGTCAATCTCGCCGAGGAGTATTTCGGACGCCACGCGGGTCGAACCACGTCCGAGGCGGCGCTCGCGCCGGAGCCGATTCCGGACGCGCCGCGCTCGGTGGTGGTGCATCGGGACAAGGAGCAGGCGCATTTGATCGTCGGGTTTCAGGGCGCGCGGCTGGCGGGACGCGATCGGCACGCGATCGAGGTGCTCAACGCGCTGCTGTCGGGGCAGGGCGGGCGGCTGTTCATGGAGCTTCGCGACCGCCGCCACCTCGCGTATTCGGTGTCGAGCTTCAATCAGGAAGGCGTCGAGCCCGGCGCGTTCGGCATCTACATCGGCACCTCGCACGGCAACGTCGATGCGGCGCGCAAGGGCATCTGGGAGCAGATCGAACGGCTGCGTTCGGAGCCGATCGGCGAAGACGAACTCGAGCACGCGAAAAACTACCTGATCGGCAGCACGCAGATCGAAATGGCGCACATGTCGTCGGTGGCGCTCTCGATGGCGCTCGACGAATTGCTCGGCCTGGGCTATCGCGATCCCTTCCGGCTGGCGAAGGCGATCGAGCGCGTGCAGGCGCGCGATGTGTTGCGCGCCGCGCGGCACTATCTGCGTCCCGAGGCGCACGTCGAGGCGCTCATCACGGCGCCCGGCCGCACGTAGGCGGAGCGAGCGTGGCTGAATCCGGACAGCGGTCCCTCGGCCAGCGGGCGGCCGGGGCGATGGCGTGGAACTTCGCCGGCAAGCTGTACTTCATGCTGGCGAAGTACGTCGAGAGCATCATCCTGCTGCGAATGCTCGGAGCGCTGGAAAACGGCGCGCTGATCGGCGCGCTGAACATCCAGGCCACGCTGGTGATGTTCATCAGCCTCGGTATCGGCAACACGCTCCTGCGATTTTTGCCGCAGATCCGCGAAGAGGGTCTGGGCGAGCGCGCGTTCCTGCGCCGCCTCATGGCGTTTCGCCTCGCGGTGTCGCTCGGGGCCGGGGCGCTGCTCGTTGTGTTCGCGCGCGCAATCGCCGCGTCGTATCTGCACGACGAGTCCCGGGTCGGTCTCGTGTACGCATCGGCGGTGATGCTCGTCACCACGTCGGTGCAGAACCTCCAGACGCGCATCCTCGTCGCGCGCTATCGCCAGAAGCAGATCAACGTCATCCAGTCCGCGGTGGTCACGGTCTATCTCGCCGTCGCCATCGTCGGCCTGGTCGCGGGCGGCGGTGTCACGCTGGTGATATCCGCCAACGCCGTCGCCACGCTGCTGGGCTGCGCGTGGATGTGGTGGGACGAGCGAAAGACGCGTCCCGTCGAACAACCCTCGGCGCCGCCGACCGGCGCACGCACACGCGCGTTTTCGATTCGCCGCTTGGTCGCGTTCTCGTTCACGTTCTACCTCTACGATCTGCTCAACATCGTGCTGGAAAAGCAGCTCGACATCTGGATGCTCGGATTCCTGCATCCCGATCTTCGGCAGGTGACGTATTACGCCCTCGCGTACAACTTCGCGTTTTTCGCGTACGGCGTGTTCTCCAAAGTCTTCACCGAAGGCTTCACGCTCTCGCTCGTGGCCGACGTGTACGCGACGGGCGACATGGCGAAGCTGCGTCGCGTGTTCGGCGCGATCTTCGAATACATGTACCTGTTCGCGATTCCGGTCGCGGTGGGCGGCCTGCTGCTCGGCGACGATCTGCTGCGCCTCATGTACGGCGACGAGGGACTCGGCATCATCGGCCCGGCCATGCTGTTCCTGCCCGTCATGGCGATCGGAAAATACTCCGGCATCGCCGCGAATTTTCTGGGCGCGATGGACCGCGAACGCGCGTTGATTACCTCGCGAGCGATTTTCGGCGCGGCAAACGCCGCCGTGAACGTCATGCTGATTCCGCGTTACGGCGCATGGGGCGCGGCGATCGGCACCGCCGCCGCGACGCTCGCGGGATTCACGTACGAGGCCGTGCTGCTGCACCGCGCGCTGCGCCC includes the following:
- a CDS encoding radical SAM protein, whose protein sequence is RAEIIDAAVEQLSSGQLLRRVAEFDPDIIGVTGLTTSFASTQTTLHAFHEHFPRAVLLTGGPHLSAWGAPSLAGLPVAAGIAAEGEFAFGDILRAVENDTPLRDIQGIFVKDDRGEWFETGPQRYYKDMDDAPFPARHLFKKHLYRPIPADYRHLPKIPIMSARGCPYGCIFCDKSVFGRRLRGKSPKRTVDEIEHCIRDHGARGIAFLDSTFGTDRRRAREICEEILRRNVKVEWTCTLRADSVDEEMLALFRRAGCWKVRLGIESGDDEIFARLDKGETLDHVRRAAVAADKVGLQSKAFFIVGHLGESEKTLRNTVDFAKSLPLMEVTVQINTPMKNTPQEDMWHEFGDLDRTNLTNSSFWEPVFVPTGLTRDDLIRWQNRFYREFLLRPSVWWRHLRHLRGWADIKRYLSAVSLLAFLLFNRELTAFRRRSAELATAEVA
- a CDS encoding TIGR03663 family protein, which translates into the protein MSLPRSFFLIAALVRLVAGFGRFSRLDLKPMHHDEGVNHHFVDRFLIGEGYAYSPDNFHGPLLYEIAFPVVALLGDDETVLRAMPAVMGLVAVVATLAAAPLVGPVGVLFGASVLAVAAPDVYFSRTFIHEVYLSLFLIATIVFGLRFLRDARPRDLHGTLISLVAAFAIKETTAIAVLGMAAGFAVARVAGYESPSGVTFTNPLPRIGLRRALDAAGIALIVWILMFTTFGTNPRGIVDFFVAYVPWLKTGVSDTGHVKSAIYFPRLVLYYYWPLLIAAVPALVDVARTRCRDSIFFLTFFAVQLAVYSAIPYKTPWCVMPIVVPLVFLAAIGVQTAWRIAEPNLAARICLAAAMPAAVVAIGSYSWKVNFEQYDEDREPIVYVQTLRRYLEMIPVIDAAAKNDQGNSTEILIVDYQSPTKYYLRAYRNKTYYANAPELPVTTPVVIASKSYADKVREKLASPYVESRYPVWPGMELVLFVREDLTADPTKNGEPIDG
- a CDS encoding B12-binding domain-containing radical SAM protein, whose amino-acid sequence is MRVLLATPPNRAPLRSEAPMLLRQTTQMPPLGLVRLASALRAGGHEVRLVDLAARDGDDADALRLVDEFRPAMVGVGSTTAQIVDACRLLGAVKARDARIATVLGGPHVKFFGKESAKYAGVDIALAGEADHSIVALANAVEQGGDATSVPGVFTLRDSEVARGPAPEVILDLDALGPVERDWLGDFSYRDPAMPGRLATTEMVRGCPYDCSFCSTPRGVIRMRSATHMADEMESIATRREADSVYFVDDTWNVNPRKCVEFCEELARRPKRPPWMARLRINTMKPELVAAMRAAGCVRVQLGVEAGSDEGMVSLRKRLKVDQVRAAFRLAREHGIDTMGYFMLGLPSDRTVDDVRGTVEFARSLRPTYVLFNVFTPYPHTQLYDDGVRRGIVDARPWDEFVARPTVEFSPQPWTEHLAAPTLYAEMARAYRHFYLRPRRIVAQLLRPATWGKAAQAAYGLLRA
- a CDS encoding PHP domain-containing protein, encoding MLKVDLHNHTNFSFDGSMNPRQFAQAVREAGLDVVAVTDHGTRLGGLAVRELDPPFRVIIGCEIMTTHGELIGLFLDSLTKDPPRDMDPVDAAKFIHDAGGVTYLPHPFLPYLGSRMRPEVLPRLASHLDIIEGLNARGSQAAHDRDAVLWALAHKILVGGGSDAHVASGVGNGFVLMDDFDGPVDLLAKLTTGTLVCRAREQTWRSGLNLAFGVTLGYRRIRKMKARIDAGEPLRAAWDKTYTGVAG
- a CDS encoding radical SAM protein; its protein translation is MNAARRWRAFRALAAHDRLFYAHVGATHRCNMRCRMCTVPERGDVEREADPAKFRIVAKELAELGCAVVSIGGGEPMLHRDLPGIVEAFAREGMRVRVLTNGITGSRPTIRALANAGATDMSVSLDSLDPVAQARLEDLPGILPKKMETIAAITHEMPRGTHILNAIVTPQTLPGLRRVARFAGEIGYFSSFIPIHLAASEVEHHFFSDALDLGFAREHREELRAFYGDLARGHVGGVINSRVYLENSLRYLLGEPFDWSCHAGVLYVSVDPSARISICHQFEETDTVEAEGFAERYLRGDWRRRAREASAPCRACYRPCWAEIDHFAENAEAFLGALGTQARGLLRSLKPRAAEEITAIAEEIAGDTIRMEAAEIRVRMIRGNA
- a CDS encoding insulinase family protein; translation: MTDETLTIELPDGAVALLHENHDTPVVACMAYVRVGSADETPRQAGLAHLHEHMIFKGTPTRPVGRIAADIEAAGGDINAYTTFDHTCYYVTIASRWWPRALDVLTDAIRNASLDADELAKELRVIFEEMKRADDTPGQIVGNNLLKLLFARHPYRHPVIGRRKTLAAMTRDDVKAFFDAYYAPANVFYVLAGDFDAREARRMLEATARTAKAPEPEKPARPAEPRQTRPRAHVALSDVQETTFEVAWRVPSVGDPDSVVLDVLALVLGSGESSRLVQRVKRGKRLVHEVYAYNYSLRDHGVLAAGGVCAPRRTLAAVAAVLREAERFRQEPISNEELERAKRNIEADFVFERETPSGLAKKLGYSYLQFGRLDFDERYLATLAAVDAEAVRRAAWMYLDRSRANVSVLAPKPVAAGLDAKAVLAAVDAIKPVRAARAAGASTPEKATPVSPTLAAVHGRRARLRMTTLDNGMRLIVKETAQAPIFSMRTCVAGGSRYEKPETAGISRFLSRILTRGTKRRDALEFAKTVESLAGGISGFSGRNSIGITTEFLSRHLRTALELTAEALWVPSFDEAEIDRERHEQIASIRRREDALERRCMDLFLSTLFVRHPYGLPGAGTEESVRALTANRLRAFHRRLLDPRRMVVAIAGDVRFEEVVNLAEEYFGRHAGRTTSEAALAPEPIPDAPRSVVVHRDKEQAHLIVGFQGARLAGRDRHAIEVLNALLSGQGGRLFMELRDRRHLAYSVSSFNQEGVEPGAFGIYIGTSHGNVDAARKGIWEQIERLRSEPIGEDELEHAKNYLIGSTQIEMAHMSSVALSMALDELLGLGYRDPFRLAKAIERVQARDVLRAARHYLRPEAHVEALITAPGRT
- a CDS encoding RNA pseudouridine synthase; protein product: MSRGDDSACVDVVYEDNHVIAIVKPAGAASQPDRTGDPCIIDTVKTLLKSRDAKPGNVHLASLHRLDRPASGVLLLAKTSKAASRLAEAFRDRRVTKTYLAVVEGSPARDHDRLEQHLKKDAARNTSRIVSANAPGAKSAVLEYRVLARSAMESLVEVNIETGRSHQIRVQLAGAGMPIAGDRRYGAKRGFGPMIALHAARLRFPHPVRDEDVEVSAEIPARWRELFGEKLLGAARTKTAAQTYPATPV